The genomic segment CGCGCCACACTACGACCGGATCGAGGCGCTGATGTCCTTCGGGTTCGGTCCCCGGTTCCGCCGCTCGACCTTGCGACGAGCCGGGCTCACGGCGGACATGACCGTCCTCGACGTGGCGGTCGGCACCGGCGCCCTGGCCCGGGCCGCGCTGGCGCTCCTCGACGCTCGGGGTCGCGTCGTCGGCGTCGATCCGAGTTTCGGCATGCTGGCCCAAGCGCAGAAGCTCGGGCGGATCGCGCTGGCCCAGGGCCTGGCCGAACACCTGCCCTTCCGCGACGGCGCCTTCGACTTCGTCACCATGGGATACGCGTTGCGCCACGTCGCGGACCTGCGGAGGACGTTCGCCGAATACCACCGCGTCCTGCGGCCGGGCGGGCGGCTCGTGATCCTCGACTTCGCCCGCCCCGCGAGCCGGGCCGGCTTCGCGCTGGCGCGCGGCTACCTCGGCCTGGTCGTGCCGTGGATGGCCGGGAAGTGCGCGCGCCACGACGCACCCCGGCTCTTGATGCGATACTGCTGGGCCAGCCTCGAGCACTGCGTATCCCCCGAGACCGTTCAGGCGACGATCGCGGAAGCGGGGTTTCGCGTCAGCGCGTCGCGGCGGTGGGTCGGGGTCCTGAGCGAATACGTCGCGGTCAGGCCCTAGGAGCGTGTCGGACTAACCCGGCGCCGGCCACCGAGCGCGTGGTGCATCGAGGAGTGCCGAAATGACCTCGTCACCACGTCATTCGCGATTCCACCGGCAGCTTCCGCCACATCCGCTTGCGGCGCCGGAACCACACCGCCGCGAACACCACCGCCAGCCGCGCCCGCAGCCAGAGCGGTCGCCGGAGGAACACCCCGCCGGCCAGGACCGTCGTCACGGCGTCCCGGAGCGTCGGTGGCGGGCTCGGGGAAAGGAAGACGTCCAGGAACGCCGGCTCGTAGTATCGGTCGATGAAGCGGAAGAACAGTGCTGCGCCGCGCTCGATTCGCCTCCGGACGCGGATGAACGCCGAGGCCCGGAACTGCCCGCGCCGGAACGCGTCGAGAATCGCCGCGCAGGCGAGCTCCGCCGACTGCATGGCGATGTAGACCCCCGTCGAGAAGATGGGGTCGACGAACGTGACCGCGTCACCCACGGCGACGAACCGGTCTCCGGCGGCCGGCGTCGTCCGGTAGGAGAAGTTGGCGGCACTCCACACCTCGCTGACCCGCGTGGCGTCCCGGAGCCCCGCCGCCACGCTCGGGCAGGCGGCCACCATCTCCTCGAAGAGCTCGGACCGCGAGCCCTGGCGCCCCTTGGCCACCCGCTGGTGGAGGACGCAGCCGATGCTGGTCAGGTCATCCGCGAAGGGGATCCACCAGAACCAGCCGTGCTCGTACAGATAGATGCGGATGTGCCCCTCGGTGCGTCCGGACCAGCGCTCGGCCCCCCGGTAGTGGGCGAAGAGGGCGACCTTCCCGAGGCCCGGCATGGGCTCTCGCCGGCCCAGCTGCCGACTGACCGCGGCGTCACGCCCGCTGGCGTCGACCAGGAAGGCGGCCTCGACCGGATAGCGCTCCCCGTCCTCGCTCCGGACGTCGAGCCGGACCCGGTCGCCCTCGACGGTCACCCCGCCGACCTCCGCGCCCTCGAAGACGGCCGCCCCTTGCTTTCTCGCGTGGTCGAGCAAGAGCCGGTCGAAGTCGGCGCGGGGCACGTTGTAGGCGTGGTCCGCCCAGGTCGGGCCCGACCGGAAGTTGAACACCACCTGCCGTCCCTCGACGTCGTCGATGAAGGCGGCGCCGTGCTTCCGCATGAAGCCGGCGGCCTCCAGATGGGGCGTGAGACCCAACCGATCGAAGAGCGGCACGTTGGCCGGCAACAGCGACTCGCCGACGTGGAAGCGCGGGAAGCGCTCGCGCTCGAAACAGGCCACCCCGAGGCCCGCCCGCGCGAGCAGCATGGCGGCGGTCGACCCGGCCGGACCGCCACCGACGACCGCGACGTCATAGCGAGGCGCGATCCGATCCGCCATGCGCTCCGCCTCAGGCGTGCGGCAGCGGGAGGAAGGTTCGGCGCCGGACCCGCGCGGCGGCCAGCAGCCGGCGCGGCGCCTCGCGCAGCACCTCCCGGGCCAGGTACCAGCCGATCCGGGTGCCGTCGACGAGGGCGTGGAACCGACTCGCCCGGCCCGGTGGATAGATCGCGCGCACGGGCACCGGCACGATCGCGTACCCCGAGCGGGCCGCCGCGAGGAGGGCCTCGGACTCGAGCACGAACCCCTCCTCCCGCAAGCGGACGAGGCGAAGCAGGGCCGCGGGGTAGACCCGGAAGCCGCACTGCGTGTCGCGGACGGCCCTCTGGGTCAGCCATCGGATGAAGCGGTCGGCGACCCGGATCGCGCCGAGCCGTGTCCGGGGGATCCGATCCCCGCCGACCCCGGCGAGGCGATCACCGAGGACGAGGGCCCGCGGCGTCCGGCGCGCGGCGGCCAGGAGCCGAGGGAGGTCGGCGGGGTCGTGCTGGCCGTCGCCGTCGAGCGTGGCGACGGCGGCGGCCCCACGGCGCAGGGCCTCCGCGAACCCCGCTCGCAGCGCGGCGCCCTTGCCGGCGCGCCGGCCCGTGCGGATCACGCAGACAGCCCCGGCCGCGACGGCCCGGGCGCTGCTGTCGTCGCTC from the Candidatus Methylomirabilota bacterium genome contains:
- a CDS encoding NAD(P)/FAD-dependent oxidoreductase, translated to MADRIAPRYDVAVVGGGPAGSTAAMLLARAGLGVACFERERFPRFHVGESLLPANVPLFDRLGLTPHLEAAGFMRKHGAAFIDDVEGRQVVFNFRSGPTWADHAYNVPRADFDRLLLDHARKQGAAVFEGAEVGGVTVEGDRVRLDVRSEDGERYPVEAAFLVDASGRDAAVSRQLGRREPMPGLGKVALFAHYRGAERWSGRTEGHIRIYLYEHGWFWWIPFADDLTSIGCVLHQRVAKGRQGSRSELFEEMVAACPSVAAGLRDATRVSEVWSAANFSYRTTPAAGDRFVAVGDAVTFVDPIFSTGVYIAMQSAELACAAILDAFRRGQFRASAFIRVRRRIERGAALFFRFIDRYYEPAFLDVFLSPSPPPTLRDAVTTVLAGGVFLRRPLWLRARLAVVFAAVWFRRRKRMWRKLPVESRMTW
- a CDS encoding glycosyltransferase family 2 protein, producing MSERVGTRAVVAVIPVFNEASTVARVIERARTVCPVIVVDDASSDDSSARAVAAGAVCVIRTGRRAGKGAALRAGFAEALRRGAAAVATLDGDGQHDPADLPRLLAAARRTPRALVLGDRLAGVGGDRIPRTRLGAIRVADRFIRWLTQRAVRDTQCGFRVYPAALLRLVRLREEGFVLESEALLAAARSGYAIVPVPVRAIYPPGRASRFHALVDGTRIGWYLAREVLREAPRRLLAAARVRRRTFLPLPHA
- a CDS encoding class I SAM-dependent methyltransferase, which encodes MPPAPRVSGEVPPLPPLPAFYDGDDQRRQWLSRLFDHAAPHYDRIEALMSFGFGPRFRRSTLRRAGLTADMTVLDVAVGTGALARAALALLDARGRVVGVDPSFGMLAQAQKLGRIALAQGLAEHLPFRDGAFDFVTMGYALRHVADLRRTFAEYHRVLRPGGRLVILDFARPASRAGFALARGYLGLVVPWMAGKCARHDAPRLLMRYCWASLEHCVSPETVQATIAEAGFRVSASRRWVGVLSEYVAVRP